AGCTTCCAGCAGGTTCTCAAACATGGTGGCGTTATCAAAAGTGCCGCCCCAGTTAGGAGAGTTATCCCAAACATTCTGATCAGTAATCAGGAAAATACTGCCAGGACCGATATTCTGGTAAGCCATCATAATACTGATGTCGCCGCCAAAATTCTCTTCGCCCAACATCAACGCTTCGGCAGTCCCGCCAATGGTTAAGGGCGCAAAGGCAGCGTATTGGTAAGTGTTAACATTTTCGGTGAGCGCGTGAGAGAGAATCTGCCCATCCACAACGCTGGCGCTTCTGAAACCGGAATCAACAATAACATTGTTGATCAGAATATCGCTGCCAAGAAATGCTAGCGCGGCGTTAATGCGGGTATTCTGCGCGGCTCCGAAGGTACCGTGCTCACCCATGAACGCGATGCGGCCACCACCCAACAGGAAAGTCGCCATGGAGTTTAACTCGGCGGCTGTGTAATCGTTGGCAGGCTGTGTTGCCCACAAAAGATCCGTTCCCGTCAGGTTAACCGTATCCAGGGTTCCACCTGCAATAGTGGAGCTATGCCCCACCAATCCGTTATAAAAATTGTTAATGGTGCTCTGACTAAAGCCGCCTAAAGCTTCACCCCAGACAGTGACAACACCCGCAAATGATGAATTAACTGCACCCACGAACAAAGCCGTTCCGAGGGCAATCTTTTTAAATCCAGCAAACATTTTAGAATCCTCCTAAAACCATAAAGTCCAAGCTTTCCAGCACGGGACTGCCAACCAGCAATTAAAGTTACCAATTGCAAACTAGCAAACTATGTGCCAAAAAAAATATTCTTTTATTTTCAATGAATTAAAATGGTAGAAAAAAACAGCAAGGCTTCCAGTGTAAAAAGTATCGACACAAAAAAACTAAAGTGACAGGATTTCTGATAAGGCGTTAATCAGTGCCTTATTCTGAGACTCCGTACCCACAGTGATTCTCAAGAACTGCTCTATACGCGGCTGTTTGAAGTGTCGTACGATGATATTGCGCTGGCGCAGCTCTGCCGAAAGCCCGGCAGCATCCCGACCAGAATGGCTCGCCAGAACAAAATTGGCAGAGGACGGCAGCACGTCGAAACCCAGCTCGGTGAGTGCTTGTGTGACGCTCTCCCGCTGCTGTATCACCAGCTGACGGGTTTGCTGGAAATACGTCTGGTCTTCAAAAGCCGCCACCGCTCCTGCAATCGCCGGGCGACTCATCGGGTAAGAATTAAAGCTGTTTTTGACTCGTTCTAATGCGGCTATCAGGCTCGCATTACCCATTGCCAGCCCGATACGCATGCCTGCCAGGGCGCGCGACTTGGACAGTGTCTGGATAACCAGCAGGTTAGGGTAATCATTAATCAGGGTTACTGCACTTTCACCACCAAAATCAATATAGGCTTCGTCTACCACCACAACGGATTCGGTATTCGCTTTCAGTAGTTTTTCGATATCCGCCAGAGATAACAGCAACCCTGTCGGTGCATTGGGGTTGGGGAAAATGATGCCACCATTGGCCTGGAAGTAATCCTGCACAGTCAGACTGAAATCGTCCGCCAAGGGTAATTGTCGATAACGAATGCCATAAAGACCACAGTACACCGGGTAAAAACTGTAAGTGATATCCGGAAACAGAATTGGCAGATCATGCTTCAACAGTGCATTGAAGGTATGCGCCAGCACCTCATCGGAGCCATTCCCGGCAAACACCTGACCGATGTCAATCTGGTAATAGTCCGCAACTACTTGCTTGAGCTGCTTGGCATCAGGGTCGGGGTAGAGACGCAAATCATCATTGACTGCCTGTGACATTGCCTGCAAGGCCCTGGGTGAAGGCCCGAAAGGGTTTTCATTGGTATTCAATTTAACGAGATTGTCCTGCCGGGGCTGCTCTCCAGGCACATAGGGCTCCAGCGAATCAAGCAGGCTACTCCAGTACTTGCCGCCCGCGCTATTAGTGGTCATCGACAGACTCATCCAAAATACGGTATTCAGCGGACCGGGCATGTGCCGTGAGACTTTCACCTCGGGACAGCACTGATGCTGTCTTTCCCAATTGCGATGCACCCTGCGCTGAACACCGGATCAAGGAACTGCGCTTTTGAAAATCATAAACACCCAGCGGCGACGAAAACCGTGCTGTTGCCGATGTAGGTAACACATGGTTGGGACCAGCGCAGTAATCACCCAGCGCCTCCGCGGTATAACGGCCCATAAATATGGCACCCGCATGACGAATGTCAGACAACAGCTCGTCAGGATTGGCAACTGACAACTCCAGGTGCTCTGGTGCTATTTGATTGATCAGCTCAACCGCTTGCGCCAGATCCTCAACCTCAATTAAAGCTCCCCTGCGCTCCAGGGCAGCCTTGATAATGGATGAACGTTCCATTTCCGACAGTAAACGTTCCATGCTCGCCTGCACCTGATCCAGAAATTCCCGGTTCGGAGAAATCAATATACTCTGTGCATCTTCATCATGCTCGGCCTGGGAAAACAGATCCATCGCAATCCAGTCCGGGTTCGTTTTGCCGTCGCAGACCACCAGAATTTCGGATGGCCCAGCCACCATATCCAACCCAACATGACCAAATACAGACCGCTTCGCAGTAGCCACATAAATATTGCCAGGGCCGACAATCTTATCCACGCGGGGAATCGTTTCGCTACCGTAAGCCAGCGCAGCAATCGCCTGAGCGCCACCAACAGTAAAAACGCGGTCAACACCGGCAATAGCAGCAGCGGCCAGCACCATCGGGTTTAACTCTCCACCGGGTGCAGGCACGGTCATGATAATTTCACCAACACCGGCAACTTTTGCGGGAATCGCATTCATCAAAACGGAAGAGGGATAACTGGCTTTACCACCAGGCACATAGATACCGACCCGGTCCAATGGTGTTATTTTTTGCCCCAGCACCGTGCCGTCGGCCTCTTGATACTGCCAGGATGCCTGTTTCTGATGCTGGTGGTAAATTTGAATTCTTTTTGCAGCCAGCGCCAGAGCCTCACGCTGACTGTTATCAATAGTTGCCAACGCCTGCTGCAACTGCTCATCGCTCACCAAAAACTCAGACATGCACGCTGCTGAACGACGGTCAAAGCGGTTGTTATATTCGAGTATGGCTGCATCGCCCCGCGCCCGAACAGCATCCAGAATTTCATCAACAGTTGATTGCACAGCAGCATCAGAAACACTTTCCCAGGCGAGCAAACCCTTTAACCGGTCATCAAACCCGGCCTCGCCTGCACACAGGCGAGCGATATTAATCACAGTAGCATCTGAACAGGTCATTCTTCACACCGCTCGCTTCAGATCATCAATAATTTTCTGAATAGCAAGATGTTTGGTTTTCATTGATGCCTGATTGACAATCAGGCGGGAGCTGATGTCAGCAATATGCTCGCGAGGCTCAAGGCCGTTCGCTTTCAGGGTGTTTCCGGTGTCCACAATGTCGACAATCTCATCGGCCAGCGACATCAAGGGCGCCAGTTCCATAGCGCCATAGAGTTTAATCAGATCTACTTGCCTGCCCTGCTCTGCGTAAAAACGACGCGCAATATTGACGTATTTGGTGGCCACGCGTATACGCCCGGCTGGCGGAGAAACGCCGACTATGCCTGCGGTCATCAGCTGACAACGTGCAATGCCAAGGTCAACAGGTTCGTAGAGTCCCTGTCCGCCGTGTTCAAGTAGCGTATCCTTACCGGCAATACCAATGTCGGCAGAACCAAACTGCACATAGGTGGGCACATCCGACCCTCGCAAAATCACCAGTCGCACATTGTCCAGGCTGGTATCGAACAGCAACTTGCGGCTGGTACTGATATCGTCCAGAGGTTCGATACCGGATTTTGCCAGCAGCGGCAGCGTTTCTTTCAATATTCGACCCTTGGTGAGGGCAATGGTAATCATCTGACTTTTCCCGACATTTAGCTTGCCCCGTTAGCCGGGTACCCGGCGTATATTAGCACCCAACTGCTGCAGTTTTTCTTCGATACATTCATACCCTCGATCAATATGGTAGATCCTGTCCACCACCGTATCGCCATCTGCCACCAGGCCGGCAATCACCAGGCTGGCAGAGGCACGCAGATCCGACGCCATGACCGGCGCGGCTTTCAGGCGCTCGACACCCTCGACAATAGCAGTGTTACCTTCGAGGTCAATTTTCGCACCCATACGATTCAGTTCATGGGTTTGTATCAACCGGTTTTCAAAAATCGTCTCCGTTATTCGCCCCACTCCTTCAGCCACTGCATTCACCGTCGTTAGCTGTGCCTGCATATCCGTTGGGAATGCTGGATATGGCGCCGTTTTCAGGCTCACCGCTTTCGGTCGCCGCCCTTCCATATCCAGCTCTATCCAGTCTTCGCCACAGGTGATTTTTGCACCCGCCTCTTCGAGCTTCAGCAGAACAGCTTCAAGAATACGCGGGTCGGTGTCTTTCAGTTTAACCCGCCCCCGGGTAGCTGCTGCTGCGGCCAGATACGTGCCTGTCTCGATCCTGTCCGGCATGATCCGATAACTTCCCCCGGTTAACCTCTCAACGCCGTTGATCACCAGCGTATCGCTGCCTGCGCCCCGCACATCGGCACCCCAGGCATTCAGGCAGTTAGCGAGATCAACCACTTCCGGCTCCCGGGCAGAATTTTCAATGACCGTCTGCCCTTCGGCCAGCACCGCAGCCATCATGATATTTTCAGTAGCACCGACACTGACAATATCCATAAAAATATGGGCACCTTTCAGACGGCCATCACTGCGCGCATTAATATAGCCGCCATCCAGGTCAATTTCCGCGCCCATATGACGTAAACCATTGAGGTGCAGATCCACCGGGCGGCTGCCAATGGCACACCCTCCGGGAAAGGAAACTTTCGCTTCGCCGTAGCGCGCCAGCATTGGCCCCAGCACCAGAATCGAGGCCCGCATGGTTTTCACCAGCTCGTAAGGTGCGGTATGACTGTGAAGCGTGCTGGAATCGACTTCCACCTGTAGTTTTTCGTCAATGATGACACTGACACCAAGACAGCCCATCAGCTCAATCATGGTGGTGATATCGTGGAGGTGCGGAACATTGGAAACCACAACGGGCCCATCAACCAGCAACGTGGCTGCCAGAATAGGCAGTGCCGAGTTCTTGGCGCCGGAAATACGAATTTCTCCGGACAGGGGGCCACCCCCGGATATCAACAATTTATCCATGCTCAACCCTTACGTTTAGCAATAGTCAGATTTCATTAGAGCAAAGTTTGTGCGTCGGCGAAACAGTCGCAATTACCGCTGTTGCCACTCACTGGTTGTGAACGTTTTAATATTGACTGCGTGCATAGCGCCACTGGCTATTTGTTCGCTGAGAGCTGCATAGACCTTCTGCTGCCGCTGGACTGCCCGCAACCCTTCAAAACAATCGCCGACAACAACCAGATTGAAGTGGCTGCCATCGCTCTCTACTGTCACGTCACAATCGGAAAACTCTTCAAGTAACAACTGCTTAACCTGGTCTGGATGCATCACTCATGGCCTTATAACTGTTAAAAATTTATGTTGCGTTTTTTCCACGGCGACATTCAGGCACCGCTTTCAGACGACACACTCCAGTCATCAATCACACGATCCAGATCACCATTAAACTTCTGAGCGCGTTGAATAAACTGGTTGCGAAAAGTTTTACCGAGATTGACTCCGTTGATAATCACGTTGGTGATTTTCCACTCGCCACTGCGCTTCTGCCCCATGGTATATTGCAAAGGGTAATTGCCGTCTTCACCACGAATTTCCTGCAAAACATGAACCGTTCTGCGCCCTGAAAGATCTTCGTTCGGTGGTAGCACAACGATATCCTGTTGACCAAATGCAACCAGCCCCCCGCCATAGGTTTCAACCAGATCACGCCGAAATCTCATCACAAACCGGTCAAGCTGCTCCGGTGTTGCCTGTTTCCGATAAGGGCCCATAACGTTGTAGGAAATCCACTTGAAATCCAGTGCCTCATCAAGCAAACCTTCAAGCGCCAGATAAAACGGTTGTGGGTCTTGCTCGAAACCAACACGATACTGGTCGATGGTAGAAACCAGCTTGACCGTCATCTGTTCAACCACTTCGTGGGCTGTCACTTCATCATTTGCCACGGCTGATGCCGAGCAACCTGCAACAAGAAGCCATAATGCAGTTACTGTTATCCCAACCTTTTTAATCCACATGTTTACCTGTTCCTTTTTTCAATCTCTACGGGAGCGCTGACCCGAAGCCATCGCCAACAGAGTATTGGACACAAAAAAAACTGCCCGGTGCCGTCACCCGATCCAACAGCACACACAAAGAAAACTACTGACTTTGGAAGGCGCGCACTATACCATTGCCAGCCTTTTTTCGAAATACATTCACATCATTCAAAACGAGATTGACTACTGTTCATGGAAAGCCTGTTTGCCGCCTTTATGTCGCTGATTTTTGGCCTGTTGGGGCTACTTTGGGGTGCTGACCGCTTCGTGACAGGTAGTGCAGGGGCTGCCCGCAATTTCGGCATTGCGCCGATGGTGATTGGCCTCACTGTTGTTTCAATCGGAACATCTGCGCCAGAAATTATCGTCGCCATTAACGCCGCATTGAAAGATGCCGGAGATATGGCAGTAGGCAATGCCATCGGATCAAACCTGGCCAATATCGGTATGGTTCTGGGCATTACCGCTATTGTTGCACCCATTCCGGTTCAAAAGCACCTGATTCAGCAGGAGAGCCCGGTACTGCTGATCATAACCCTGTTTGCCGGTTACTGCCTGATTGACGGCGCCCTCAGTCGAACCGATGGTTGGATGCTGCTGCTGGCGCTGATTCCGCTGCTGATTCTGACTGTTCGTTACAAGAAAGAGCACCCCAACCCGGAAGAAATGGAAGAAGCTGAGTCGATTCCGGATATTTCAACAGCCGCCGCCATTATGTGGTTTGCCATCGGCCTCGGTGTGCTGTTGGTGAGTTCCGAAATTCTGGTGTGGGGCGCCAAATCCATAGCCCACCACTTTGGTGTGAGCCAGCTGATCATAGGCCTCACAGTCGTTGCTGTTGGCACCAGCCTCCCGGAGCTGGCGGCCTCGGTGATGAGCGCCGTTCGCGGACACCACGATATTGCCCTGGGAAATATCTTCGGCTCTAACCTGTTCAATCTGATGGCTGTGATGTCCATGCCAGGCATTATTGCGCCATTAGCACTGAGCAATGCTGTCTTTTATCGGGATTACCTGGCAATGGCCTCAATAACCCTGGTGCTGATTGGCGGCATTGGTTGGTCATTATTGCAATCCAGCAGAACCGGACGGCCTGCACGCCTTTCCCGCGCCATGGGCATCGTGCTACTGGTTTTGTACGCACTCTACTACGTGCTTCTGATTCCTACCCAATAGCGCCACCCCCTTAATGGAGCTGCCCGAATCTTATCGTTATACTCTGCACCTGATATTCGTTACCCACAGGAAACCCTGATGCCCGACACCGATTTAGTGTGTATTGGTCAACGTACCATTCGAATGGAAGCTGAAGCCGTCACCGAGCTTGAAGGCCGTATCGGCGCTGACTTTATACGTGCCTGCGAGTTGATTATGGACTGCCAGGGACGGGTAATTGTCACGGGTATGGGCAAGTCCGGGCATATCGGCAGCAAAATCGCAGCGACGCTGGCCAGCACTGGCACACCGGCTTTCTTTGTCCACCCCGGAGAGGCGAGCCACGGCGACTTGGGCATGATTACCCGGAAGGATGTGGTCATCGCGCTGTCCAATTCCGGTTCTACTGCCGAAGTTATCACGCTGCTGCCACTTATCAAACGCATGGGTATTCCACTCATCAGTATGACCGGCAACCCAGGTTCACCTCTGGCTCAGGCATCCGAAGCACACCTCGATGTCAGTATCAAAAACGAAGCCTGCCCACTGGGGCTGGCACCCACTTCCAGCACAACAGCTACACTGGTAATGGGCGATGCGCTGGCTATCGCACTGTTAGAGGCCCGCGGGTTTGGCGCTGAGGATTTTGCTTTCTCACACCCTGGCGGTGCGCTGGGCAGAAAACTGCTGCTGAAGGTGGAAGATATTATGCACAGCGGGAACGAAATACCCAGAGTCGCAGAGGGCACGCCCTTACGTGAAGCGCTATTGGTAATGACCGAAAAAGGCTTTGGCATGACAACCGTTGTCAGTGATGACAATGAACTTTTGGGCGTTTTTACTGATGGCGACCTACGTCGCACAATTGATCAGAACATTGATATCAACAATACTCCTATCGGCAAAACCATGCACCGCGGTGGCACAACCATCAACCGGAACATGCTTGCCGCTGAGGCCCTGAAGATAATGGAAGACAAAAAAATCACTGCTCTGGTCATCGAGGATAACGAGCATCACCCGGTGGGCGTCCTGCACATGCACGATATTCTCCGCGCAGGCGTGATGTAAACAAGAGGACTTA
This genomic stretch from Pseudomonadales bacterium harbors:
- a CDS encoding PEP-CTERM sorting domain-containing protein; the protein is MATFLLGGGRIAFMGEHGTFGAAQNTRINAALAFLGSDILINNVIVDSGFRSASVVDGQILSHALTENVNTYQYAAFAPLTIGGTAEALMLGEENFGGDISIMMAYQNIGPGSIFLITDQNVWDNSPNWGGTFDNATMFENLLEAETGAPPVDPPGDVPEPATVLLFGLGLAGLYYARRRRVL
- a CDS encoding histidinol-phosphate transaminase, giving the protein MTTNSAGGKYWSSLLDSLEPYVPGEQPRQDNLVKLNTNENPFGPSPRALQAMSQAVNDDLRLYPDPDAKQLKQVVADYYQIDIGQVFAGNGSDEVLAHTFNALLKHDLPILFPDITYSFYPVYCGLYGIRYRQLPLADDFSLTVQDYFQANGGIIFPNPNAPTGLLLSLADIEKLLKANTESVVVVDEAYIDFGGESAVTLINDYPNLLVIQTLSKSRALAGMRIGLAMGNASLIAALERVKNSFNSYPMSRPAIAGAVAAFEDQTYFQQTRQLVIQQRESVTQALTELGFDVLPSSANFVLASHSGRDAAGLSAELRQRNIIVRHFKQPRIEQFLRITVGTESQNKALINALSEILSL
- the hisD gene encoding histidinol dehydrogenase translates to MTCSDATVINIARLCAGEAGFDDRLKGLLAWESVSDAAVQSTVDEILDAVRARGDAAILEYNNRFDRRSAACMSEFLVSDEQLQQALATIDNSQREALALAAKRIQIYHQHQKQASWQYQEADGTVLGQKITPLDRVGIYVPGGKASYPSSVLMNAIPAKVAGVGEIIMTVPAPGGELNPMVLAAAAIAGVDRVFTVGGAQAIAALAYGSETIPRVDKIVGPGNIYVATAKRSVFGHVGLDMVAGPSEILVVCDGKTNPDWIAMDLFSQAEHDEDAQSILISPNREFLDQVQASMERLLSEMERSSIIKAALERRGALIEVEDLAQAVELINQIAPEHLELSVANPDELLSDIRHAGAIFMGRYTAEALGDYCAGPNHVLPTSATARFSSPLGVYDFQKRSSLIRCSAQGASQLGKTASVLSRGESLTAHARSAEYRILDESVDDH
- a CDS encoding ATP phosphoribosyltransferase, which codes for MITIALTKGRILKETLPLLAKSGIEPLDDISTSRKLLFDTSLDNVRLVILRGSDVPTYVQFGSADIGIAGKDTLLEHGGQGLYEPVDLGIARCQLMTAGIVGVSPPAGRIRVATKYVNIARRFYAEQGRQVDLIKLYGAMELAPLMSLADEIVDIVDTGNTLKANGLEPREHIADISSRLIVNQASMKTKHLAIQKIIDDLKRAV
- the murA gene encoding UDP-N-acetylglucosamine 1-carboxyvinyltransferase → MDKLLISGGGPLSGEIRISGAKNSALPILAATLLVDGPVVVSNVPHLHDITTMIELMGCLGVSVIIDEKLQVEVDSSTLHSHTAPYELVKTMRASILVLGPMLARYGEAKVSFPGGCAIGSRPVDLHLNGLRHMGAEIDLDGGYINARSDGRLKGAHIFMDIVSVGATENIMMAAVLAEGQTVIENSAREPEVVDLANCLNAWGADVRGAGSDTLVINGVERLTGGSYRIMPDRIETGTYLAAAAATRGRVKLKDTDPRILEAVLLKLEEAGAKITCGEDWIELDMEGRRPKAVSLKTAPYPAFPTDMQAQLTTVNAVAEGVGRITETIFENRLIQTHELNRMGAKIDLEGNTAIVEGVERLKAAPVMASDLRASASLVIAGLVADGDTVVDRIYHIDRGYECIEEKLQQLGANIRRVPG
- a CDS encoding BolA/IbaG family iron-sulfur metabolism protein, coding for MHPDQVKQLLLEEFSDCDVTVESDGSHFNLVVVGDCFEGLRAVQRQQKVYAALSEQIASGAMHAVNIKTFTTSEWQQR
- a CDS encoding ABC transporter substrate-binding protein; its protein translation is MWIKKVGITVTALWLLVAGCSASAVANDEVTAHEVVEQMTVKLVSTIDQYRVGFEQDPQPFYLALEGLLDEALDFKWISYNVMGPYRKQATPEQLDRFVMRFRRDLVETYGGGLVAFGQQDIVVLPPNEDLSGRRTVHVLQEIRGEDGNYPLQYTMGQKRSGEWKITNVIINGVNLGKTFRNQFIQRAQKFNGDLDRVIDDWSVSSESGA
- a CDS encoding calcium/sodium antiporter translates to MESLFAAFMSLIFGLLGLLWGADRFVTGSAGAARNFGIAPMVIGLTVVSIGTSAPEIIVAINAALKDAGDMAVGNAIGSNLANIGMVLGITAIVAPIPVQKHLIQQESPVLLIITLFAGYCLIDGALSRTDGWMLLLALIPLLILTVRYKKEHPNPEEMEEAESIPDISTAAAIMWFAIGLGVLLVSSEILVWGAKSIAHHFGVSQLIIGLTVVAVGTSLPELAASVMSAVRGHHDIALGNIFGSNLFNLMAVMSMPGIIAPLALSNAVFYRDYLAMASITLVLIGGIGWSLLQSSRTGRPARLSRAMGIVLLVLYALYYVLLIPTQ
- a CDS encoding KpsF/GutQ family sugar-phosphate isomerase, with amino-acid sequence MPDTDLVCIGQRTIRMEAEAVTELEGRIGADFIRACELIMDCQGRVIVTGMGKSGHIGSKIAATLASTGTPAFFVHPGEASHGDLGMITRKDVVIALSNSGSTAEVITLLPLIKRMGIPLISMTGNPGSPLAQASEAHLDVSIKNEACPLGLAPTSSTTATLVMGDALAIALLEARGFGAEDFAFSHPGGALGRKLLLKVEDIMHSGNEIPRVAEGTPLREALLVMTEKGFGMTTVVSDDNELLGVFTDGDLRRTIDQNIDINNTPIGKTMHRGGTTINRNMLAAEALKIMEDKKITALVIEDNEHHPVGVLHMHDILRAGVM